From one Rhizobium lentis genomic stretch:
- a CDS encoding methyl-accepting chemotaxis protein, whose product MKIRGKINLLVCVMGAVALLIGATALSAMHEYSRNLTAYEHAAARAYAGERLNRFVTAVVMESRGIYAAKTIKDTPNFAKGLTAALDEIDKVIANWAPLVPESEKADFAKLVSRAAEFRTFRTETARLGTEVGPEAASQQGNNEANRANRKAFQAEIDAVVATDKAALEAVNAEIESFRSWVLMLVLSITGIGIAVGIGMGFYIGTSHLSSPIKRVTHAIKEVADGNFEAEVPYAGRQDEIGEMAAAVAVFKENGLAVKRLNAQEAAMRAKSDDLQSSMSVVVAAAAAGDFSHRIDKDYQDENLNQFAGNINMLLSSVDAGIGETRRVIASLAEGDLTQTMNGKFQGAFAELQQNVNNSFVTLQATMREVRETTEAMNANTAELRNASDDLSKRTEQQAAALEQTSAALDEITAVVQNSTERAHEATVMVSEAKENAGRSGVVVRNAVEAMGRIEQASREISQIINVIDEIAFQTNLLALNAGVEAARAGEAGKGFAVVAQEVRELAQRSATAAKDIKALITKSGDEVQVGVKLVQATGEALSEIGTRVIAINDHIHSIATAAVEQSTGLKEVNTAVNQMDQVTQQNAAMVEETSAATHRLSAEANGLVHLIARFKLSDAAAPVALVRNEPQRQPVASPARRAIAKVARAFGGNAAPAEQSWEEF is encoded by the coding sequence TTGAAGATCCGCGGGAAAATAAATCTGCTGGTTTGCGTCATGGGCGCCGTCGCCCTTCTGATCGGCGCAACGGCATTGTCCGCCATGCATGAATACAGCCGTAATCTCACGGCCTATGAGCACGCCGCTGCCCGCGCCTATGCCGGTGAACGCCTCAACCGTTTCGTCACCGCCGTCGTCATGGAATCGCGCGGCATTTATGCGGCCAAGACGATCAAGGATACGCCGAATTTCGCCAAGGGCCTGACGGCCGCCCTGGATGAGATCGACAAGGTCATCGCCAACTGGGCGCCGCTCGTTCCCGAAAGCGAGAAGGCCGATTTCGCCAAGCTCGTCTCCCGCGCCGCCGAATTCCGCACGTTCCGCACGGAGACGGCCCGCCTCGGCACGGAAGTCGGTCCCGAGGCAGCCAGCCAGCAGGGCAACAACGAGGCCAACCGCGCCAACCGCAAGGCCTTCCAGGCGGAAATCGACGCGGTCGTCGCCACCGATAAGGCGGCGCTCGAAGCCGTCAACGCCGAGATCGAAAGTTTCCGCAGCTGGGTCCTGATGCTGGTGCTCAGCATCACCGGCATCGGTATCGCCGTCGGCATCGGTATGGGCTTTTATATCGGCACCAGCCATCTCAGCAGCCCGATCAAGCGTGTCACCCATGCGATCAAGGAGGTCGCCGACGGCAATTTCGAGGCCGAGGTTCCCTATGCCGGCCGCCAGGACGAAATCGGCGAAATGGCCGCTGCGGTCGCTGTCTTCAAGGAGAACGGCCTTGCCGTCAAGCGCCTGAACGCCCAGGAAGCGGCAATGCGCGCCAAGAGCGATGATCTGCAGTCGAGCATGTCTGTCGTCGTGGCCGCCGCTGCCGCCGGCGATTTCAGCCACCGCATCGACAAGGACTATCAGGACGAGAACCTCAACCAGTTCGCCGGCAACATCAACATGCTGCTCTCGAGCGTCGATGCCGGCATTGGCGAGACCCGCCGCGTCATTGCAAGCCTTGCCGAAGGCGACCTGACCCAGACGATGAACGGCAAATTCCAGGGCGCCTTCGCCGAGCTGCAGCAGAATGTCAACAACAGCTTCGTAACGCTGCAGGCGACCATGCGCGAAGTGCGCGAGACGACGGAAGCGATGAACGCCAACACCGCCGAGCTGCGCAATGCCAGCGACGATCTGTCGAAGCGCACCGAACAGCAGGCTGCCGCCCTCGAGCAGACCTCGGCGGCGCTCGACGAGATTACCGCCGTCGTCCAGAACTCTACCGAACGGGCGCATGAAGCCACCGTCATGGTGTCCGAAGCCAAGGAAAATGCCGGCCGCTCCGGCGTCGTCGTGCGTAATGCCGTCGAGGCCATGGGCCGCATCGAACAGGCCTCGCGCGAAATCAGCCAGATCATCAACGTCATCGACGAGATCGCCTTCCAGACCAACCTCCTGGCCCTGAATGCCGGTGTCGAGGCAGCGCGCGCCGGTGAGGCCGGCAAGGGCTTCGCAGTGGTCGCGCAGGAAGTGCGCGAACTCGCCCAGCGTTCGGCGACGGCCGCCAAGGACATCAAGGCGCTGATCACCAAATCGGGCGACGAGGTGCAGGTCGGCGTCAAGCTCGTCCAGGCGACCGGCGAGGCGCTGTCCGAAATCGGCACCCGCGTCATTGCCATCAACGATCATATCCATTCGATCGCCACGGCCGCCGTCGAGCAGTCGACTGGCCTCAAGGAGGTCAATACCGCCGTCAACCAGATGGATCAGGTGACCCAGCAGAATGCGGCGATGGTGGAGGAGACCTCCGCCGCCACGCACAGGCTTTCGGCCGAGGCCAACGGGCTGGTGCACCTCATCGCCCGCTTCAAGCTGTCGGATGCGGCGGCACCCGTGGCGCTCGTGCGCAACGAGCCGCAGAGGCAGCCGGTCGCCTCGCCCGCCCGCCGGGCGATCGCCAAGGTCGCCCGCGCCTTCGGCGGCAATGCGGCGCCTGCCGAACAGAGCTGGGAAGAATTTTAA
- a CDS encoding ATP-binding protein codes for MPVRDQGDNPSAEDPAAGEAARGRCPSGMFGGLSGKLLWLTVIFIMLAEILIFFPSVASMRLRWLQERLNTAAAAAIVIDGLQPVELPRALQKETLEATGTKAIVLRKEGTSRLLATTDMPTSVDESYDLTDVPPLTAIRDALDTLIFGGSRMIRVYGPVGDTNTGVEVVMKDRQLRTAMFGYSRNMLLLSVLISLFTATLIFFAINRILIGPIRRLTGSMQQFSSDPENPAHIYIGDGGRDELAVAGRNLTSMQMELQKTLKQQKNLAALGLAVSKINHDMRNILASAQLMSDRLVDVEDPMVKSFAPKLLRTIDRAVGYTTEVLSYGKASESAPRRRHVRLLELTQDVKDMLAIEPQSGIEFVEQFASDLEVDADGEQLFRVIHNLCRNALQALTSPGEGGPGAIRRITVSAQRVGSVVSITVDDTGPGMPLKARQNLFAAFRGSARSGGTGLGLTIARELVLAHGGTIALVEKPTVGTQFRVEIPDRPVSLDDYRNRTQSEK; via the coding sequence ATGCCGGTGCGTGATCAGGGCGACAATCCTTCGGCGGAAGACCCGGCGGCTGGCGAGGCTGCCAGGGGGCGGTGCCCGTCTGGCATGTTCGGCGGACTGTCGGGCAAGCTGCTCTGGCTCACGGTTATCTTCATCATGCTCGCCGAAATCCTGATCTTCTTCCCTTCGGTCGCCAGCATGCGTCTACGCTGGTTGCAGGAGAGGCTGAACACGGCCGCCGCTGCCGCCATCGTCATCGACGGGCTGCAGCCGGTCGAGCTGCCGCGCGCCTTGCAGAAGGAGACGCTCGAGGCGACCGGCACCAAGGCTATCGTGCTGCGCAAGGAAGGCACGTCGCGGCTGCTGGCGACGACCGACATGCCGACCTCGGTCGACGAGTCCTACGACCTCACCGACGTGCCGCCGCTGACGGCGATCCGCGATGCGCTCGACACCCTCATCTTCGGCGGCAGCAGGATGATCCGCGTCTATGGCCCCGTCGGCGACACCAATACCGGCGTCGAGGTGGTGATGAAGGACCGGCAGCTGCGCACGGCGATGTTCGGCTATTCCCGCAACATGCTGCTGCTTTCGGTGCTGATCTCGCTCTTCACCGCGACGCTGATCTTCTTTGCGATCAACCGCATTCTCATCGGCCCGATTCGCCGGCTGACGGGCAGCATGCAGCAATTCTCCTCCGATCCGGAAAATCCGGCGCATATCTATATCGGGGACGGCGGCCGCGACGAGCTGGCGGTGGCCGGCCGTAACCTCACTTCGATGCAGATGGAGCTGCAAAAGACGCTGAAGCAGCAGAAAAACCTCGCCGCCCTCGGGCTGGCGGTTTCCAAGATCAATCACGACATGCGCAATATCCTGGCCTCGGCCCAGCTGATGTCGGACCGGCTCGTCGATGTCGAGGATCCGATGGTCAAGAGCTTCGCGCCGAAGCTCTTGCGCACCATCGACCGCGCCGTCGGTTATACGACGGAAGTGCTGTCCTATGGCAAGGCGAGCGAATCGGCGCCTCGCCGCCGCCACGTCCGGCTGCTGGAACTGACGCAGGACGTCAAGGACATGCTGGCGATCGAGCCGCAAAGCGGCATCGAGTTTGTCGAGCAGTTCGCGAGCGATCTCGAGGTCGATGCCGATGGCGAGCAGCTTTTCCGGGTCATTCACAATCTCTGCCGCAACGCGCTGCAGGCGCTGACCTCGCCGGGCGAGGGCGGCCCAGGCGCCATCCGGCGCATCACCGTTTCCGCCCAGCGCGTCGGCAGCGTCGTCAGCATCACGGTGGACGATACCGGTCCCGGCATGCCGCTGAAGGCGCGCCAGAACCTCTTTGCCGCCTTCCGCGGCTCGGCCCGTTCCGGCGGCACCGGCCTCGGCCTTACCATTGCCCGCGAGCTGGTGCTCGCCCATGGCGGCACCATCGCGCTGGTGGAAAAGCCGACGGTCGGCACCCAGTTCCGTGTCGAGATCCCCGATCGCCCGGTTTCGCTGGACGATTACCGCAACCGGACACAGAGCGAGAAGTAA
- a CDS encoding DUF982 domain-containing protein, with the protein MQTNWKKPVTVALEGPDQWVVIRTTQAATWALIEDWPTEEGPALDRACAVCADVMSGKRNREEARQAFIEAAIEAGIPIKE; encoded by the coding sequence ATGCAAACCAATTGGAAGAAGCCGGTGACGGTTGCCCTTGAAGGCCCGGATCAGTGGGTGGTCATCCGGACGACCCAGGCCGCAACATGGGCGCTGATCGAAGACTGGCCGACCGAAGAAGGCCCGGCCCTGGACAGGGCCTGCGCGGTTTGCGCCGATGTCATGTCGGGAAAACGAAACCGGGAAGAGGCGCGGCAGGCTTTCATCGAAGCTGCGATCGAAGCCGGAATCCCGATCAAGGAATGA
- a CDS encoding BA14K family protein, giving the protein MRKLSVAALCLIISVPGITPAQAFPAINPPRIESQQRIEQVQWRGRGGHWGGRHYRGGYYRGYRHHHGADWGWALGGLAVGTILGSALSQPYYGSYYGSPYGYYGSPYGYYRRPYAYYGRPYAYYGRPYGSYVSSRYYGAGAHERWCYARYRSYRAFDNTFQPYYGPRRQCIGPY; this is encoded by the coding sequence ATGAGAAAGCTTAGCGTCGCCGCGTTGTGCTTGATCATAAGTGTCCCCGGCATCACTCCGGCTCAGGCGTTTCCGGCCATCAACCCACCCAGGATCGAATCACAGCAGCGGATAGAACAGGTGCAGTGGCGTGGCCGAGGCGGTCACTGGGGTGGTCGTCATTACCGAGGCGGGTATTATCGGGGTTATCGTCATCATCATGGAGCAGACTGGGGTTGGGCCTTGGGTGGCCTGGCTGTCGGCACCATTCTCGGCAGCGCCTTGTCGCAGCCCTATTACGGTTCGTATTACGGCTCGCCCTACGGCTATTACGGCTCGCCCTATGGCTATTACCGTCGGCCCTACGCCTATTATGGCCGGCCCTACGCCTACTATGGGCGCCCGTATGGCAGCTATGTATCGTCACGCTATTATGGCGCCGGCGCCCACGAGCGCTGGTGCTATGCGCGCTATCGTTCGTACAGGGCATTCGACAATACCTTCCAGCCCTATTACGGACCCCGCCGTCAGTGCATAGGCCCGTACTGA
- a CDS encoding cell surface protein: MKIVSFVRSALALGAVLALAPIGPTRAAPVQTVQPPHISQAKTLQYKPHAGLWHGYRGFRAEQPGTRRHSDGSWYPLAAFGVEAGTTGSVVHQPVNRPAAPTMCNPTFSGSIGPGSMPCDNGY; encoded by the coding sequence ATGAAGATCGTCAGTTTTGTCCGTTCCGCCCTCGCACTCGGTGCCGTTCTCGCCCTCGCGCCGATCGGCCCAACCCGGGCAGCTCCCGTTCAAACGGTTCAGCCGCCCCATATTTCTCAAGCAAAAACCTTGCAATATAAGCCACATGCCGGGCTCTGGCATGGCTATCGAGGCTTCCGAGCCGAGCAGCCCGGCACTCGCCGCCATTCCGATGGTTCCTGGTATCCGCTTGCCGCTTTCGGCGTCGAAGCCGGCACCACCGGCTCCGTTGTCCACCAGCCGGTGAACAGACCGGCGGCTCCGACAATGTGCAACCCTACGTTTTCTGGATCGATCGGTCCCGGCAGCATGCCCTGTGATAACGGCTATTGA
- a CDS encoding class I SAM-dependent methyltransferase: MTAKAACSDFLHFFRSWISNPLRVAAIAPSGDSLARIITSEIAALDGPIIELGPGTGVFTRALLARGISEADLTLIEYGPEFIDALQARFPAARILQMDAAHLAQADIFDGEPVGAVISGLPLLSMSPRKIASILAGVFTYMRPGGAVYQFTYGPRCPVPRPILDRLGLKAVRIGGTVRNLPPASVYRISRRKPLELSRERFRYRDGEADIDVAAFSDESAG; this comes from the coding sequence ATGACCGCAAAGGCTGCATGTTCGGATTTCCTGCATTTTTTCCGTTCCTGGATCAGCAATCCGCTTCGAGTGGCTGCCATCGCGCCGTCGGGAGATTCACTTGCCAGGATCATCACCAGCGAAATTGCCGCACTTGACGGGCCGATCATCGAACTCGGGCCGGGGACGGGTGTGTTCACCCGGGCGCTGCTCGCCCGCGGCATCAGTGAAGCGGATCTGACGCTGATCGAGTATGGCCCGGAATTTATCGATGCGCTGCAGGCGCGTTTTCCGGCGGCACGCATATTGCAGATGGACGCGGCCCACCTTGCCCAGGCCGATATTTTCGACGGCGAGCCGGTTGGCGCCGTCATCAGCGGCCTGCCGCTTCTGTCCATGTCGCCGCGCAAGATCGCCTCGATCCTTGCCGGCGTCTTTACCTATATGCGGCCGGGCGGGGCGGTCTATCAGTTTACCTATGGCCCGCGCTGCCCGGTGCCGCGGCCGATCCTCGACCGCCTCGGCCTGAAGGCCGTGCGCATCGGCGGCACGGTCCGCAATCTGCCGCCGGCGTCCGTCTACCGGATCTCGCGCCGCAAGCCGCTGGAACTGTCGCGCGAGCGCTTTCGGTATCGTGACGGGGAAGCCGACATCGATGTCGCCGCCTTTTCCGACGAATCCGCCGGCTGA
- a CDS encoding aldo/keto reductase yields the protein MSSHNAAKSGTFRIGGEIEVNRLGFGAMRVTGNGIWGEPADHAESIRTLKRLPELGVNFIDTADSYGPDVSEWLIKEALHPYGAGSIIATKGGLTRHGPDIWLPVGRPEYLIQQAHKSLRNLGLEQIDLWQLHRIDPKVPAKEQFDAIKSLLDAGLIRHAGLSEVSVADIEAASKHFKVATVQNRYNLVDRTSEDVLDYCAKHNIGFIPWYPLAAGDLAKPGSLLDTIARRHNAAPSQIALAWVLKRSPVMLPIPGTSKVKHLEENVAAVDITLSDEEFSALDAEGRRVFKAA from the coding sequence ATGTCCAGTCACAATGCAGCCAAGTCAGGCACCTTCAGGATCGGCGGCGAGATCGAAGTCAATCGTCTCGGCTTCGGCGCCATGCGCGTCACCGGTAACGGCATCTGGGGCGAACCGGCCGATCATGCCGAATCCATCCGCACCCTGAAGCGCCTGCCGGAGCTCGGCGTCAATTTCATCGATACGGCCGATTCCTACGGTCCCGATGTCTCCGAATGGCTGATCAAGGAAGCGCTGCATCCCTATGGCGCAGGATCCATCATCGCCACCAAGGGCGGCCTGACCCGCCACGGTCCCGATATCTGGCTGCCGGTCGGCCGGCCCGAATATCTGATCCAGCAGGCGCATAAGAGCCTGCGCAATCTCGGCCTCGAGCAGATCGACCTCTGGCAGCTCCACCGCATCGACCCGAAGGTTCCGGCCAAGGAGCAGTTCGATGCGATCAAGTCGCTGCTCGATGCTGGTCTCATCCGCCATGCGGGTCTGAGCGAAGTCTCCGTCGCCGACATTGAGGCGGCCTCGAAACACTTTAAGGTCGCCACTGTCCAGAACCGCTACAATCTTGTCGATCGCACCAGCGAGGACGTGCTCGACTATTGCGCCAAGCACAATATCGGCTTCATTCCCTGGTATCCGCTCGCCGCCGGCGATCTGGCAAAGCCGGGCTCGCTGCTCGATACGATCGCCAGAAGGCACAATGCCGCGCCGAGCCAGATCGCTCTCGCCTGGGTGCTGAAGCGTAGCCCGGTGATGCTGCCGATTCCCGGCACCTCGAAGGTCAAACATCTCGAGGAAAACGTCGCGGCGGTCGATATCACGCTGTCGGACGAAGAGTTCTCGGCACTCGATGCCGAGGGCCGGAGGGTTTTCAAAGCGGCTTGA
- a CDS encoding alpha/beta hydrolase yields the protein MIGKWRGRAALAGILVATMVIAGCGGRPVGVMQAAGTVPPGTSKVDLLVATTRAADDNPAVLFSGERGTGLAVNAVDVSIPPEANRKVGQVQWPKRLPADPLRDFVTVSVDPLEGERAGESWLKSHMPKSRRVLVFVHGFNNRYEDAVYRFAQIVHDSHADVAPVVFTWPSRASIFDYNYDKESTNYSRDALEELLTRTAANPAVSDVTIMAHSMGTWLTVEALRQMAIRNGHVASKINNVILASPDLDVDVFGRQFASLGKDRPHFTIFVSRDDRALALSRRISGNVDRLGQIDPSAEPYRSKLEAAGITVLDLTKLKGGDRLNHGKFAESPEVVKLIGDRLIAGQTITDSNVGLGEAVGAVAMGAAQTAGSAVSVAVSTPIAIFDPRTRRNYDAQLKRLGQSMDNTVGSVGDSVGASLPESQ from the coding sequence ATGATCGGCAAATGGCGCGGCCGTGCGGCTCTGGCAGGGATTCTGGTCGCAACGATGGTGATCGCCGGCTGCGGCGGCAGGCCGGTCGGCGTCATGCAGGCGGCCGGCACCGTGCCGCCGGGCACCTCGAAGGTCGATCTCCTGGTGGCGACGACGCGCGCTGCCGACGACAATCCCGCTGTGCTTTTCTCCGGCGAACGCGGCACGGGGCTTGCAGTCAATGCCGTCGATGTCTCGATCCCACCGGAAGCCAATCGCAAGGTCGGCCAGGTGCAATGGCCGAAGCGCCTGCCGGCCGATCCACTCCGTGACTTCGTCACCGTTTCCGTCGATCCGCTTGAGGGCGAGCGGGCAGGCGAGAGCTGGCTGAAGAGCCATATGCCGAAGAGCCGCCGCGTGCTCGTCTTCGTGCACGGCTTCAACAATCGTTATGAAGACGCCGTCTACCGCTTCGCCCAGATCGTCCATGATTCGCATGCCGACGTCGCCCCCGTCGTCTTCACCTGGCCGTCGCGCGCCAGCATCTTCGATTACAATTACGACAAGGAAAGCACCAACTATTCCCGCGACGCGCTGGAGGAACTGCTGACCCGCACCGCCGCCAATCCGGCCGTCAGCGACGTCACCATCATGGCCCATTCGATGGGCACCTGGCTGACCGTCGAGGCGCTCCGGCAGATGGCGATCCGCAACGGTCACGTCGCTTCGAAGATCAACAATGTCATCCTTGCCTCGCCGGATCTCGATGTAGACGTCTTCGGCCGCCAGTTCGCAAGTCTCGGCAAGGACCGGCCGCATTTCACCATCTTCGTCTCCAGGGATGATCGCGCCCTGGCGCTGTCGCGGCGCATCTCCGGCAATGTCGATCGGCTCGGCCAGATTGATCCTTCGGCCGAACCCTACCGCAGCAAGCTGGAAGCCGCCGGCATCACCGTGCTCGATCTGACCAAGCTCAAGGGCGGCGACCGGCTGAACCACGGCAAGTTCGCCGAAAGCCCTGAGGTGGTGAAGCTGATCGGCGACCGGCTGATTGCCGGGCAGACGATCACTGATTCCAATGTCGGCCTCGGCGAGGCCGTCGGCGCGGTGGCGATGGGGGCGGCCCAGACGGCCGGAAGTGCCGTCAGCGTCGCCGTCAGCACGCCGATCGCGATCTTCGATCCGCGCACCCGACGCAATTACGATGCGCAGCTGAAGCGCCTCGGCCAGTCGATGGACAATACCGTCGGTTCGGTCGGCGACAGCGTCGGGGCGAGCCTGCCCGAAAGCCAGTAA
- a CDS encoding NAD(P)/FAD-dependent oxidoreductase translates to MADETKKKVVVVGAGVIGASIAFELQRRGLQVTLVDKGEPGRGTSFGNMASIALDFAASSGPSTWKKIPGWLIDPEGPVWLRPSYAGKILPWFLRFLAAGRPSRLREIEDAGMSLSSRALGDFRQMLQTIGASEMLTEEGCLAIYETEAEFAADRAHLAMMQRYGLDFEVLSNGAIQYYEPALSPVIAKAVLLPDNKSVRDPYKLVVKLADAAKAAGATFVSGAVRNIERKGDGTVVVLLDDSSRIEAGSVVLAAGVHTRFLAEKLGEPIPLETERGYHTQIMKPGISMRYSVIWPHRAFMVTPTAGGIRVGGNVELAGLDAPPDFRRPRVLVRHAQRVLPGLKAEEATEWMGHRPALPDTIPIISSSSKMPGVFYATGHGHLGLTYAATTALVIADMVSGATPPVDVTPFRIDRY, encoded by the coding sequence ATGGCGGATGAGACGAAGAAGAAGGTTGTGGTCGTCGGCGCAGGCGTGATCGGCGCCTCGATCGCTTTCGAATTGCAGCGACGTGGTTTGCAGGTCACTTTGGTCGATAAGGGCGAGCCCGGACGCGGCACCTCTTTCGGCAACATGGCGAGCATCGCGCTCGATTTTGCCGCCAGCTCCGGCCCATCGACCTGGAAGAAGATCCCTGGCTGGCTCATCGACCCCGAAGGCCCCGTCTGGCTGCGCCCGTCCTATGCCGGCAAGATCCTGCCCTGGTTCCTGCGCTTCCTTGCCGCCGGCCGGCCGTCACGGCTCCGGGAAATCGAGGATGCTGGCATGAGCCTGTCGAGCCGGGCGCTCGGCGATTTCCGTCAGATGCTGCAGACGATCGGCGCATCCGAAATGCTGACCGAGGAAGGCTGCCTGGCGATCTACGAGACGGAGGCGGAATTTGCCGCTGATCGCGCCCATCTCGCCATGATGCAGCGCTACGGCCTCGATTTCGAGGTCTTGAGCAATGGCGCCATCCAATATTATGAGCCCGCCCTTTCGCCTGTTATCGCCAAGGCGGTGCTGCTGCCCGACAACAAGTCGGTCCGCGACCCCTATAAACTGGTAGTCAAACTGGCCGACGCGGCCAAAGCTGCGGGTGCAACCTTCGTCTCCGGCGCTGTCAGGAACATCGAGCGCAAGGGTGACGGCACCGTCGTCGTACTCCTCGATGATAGCAGCCGCATCGAGGCCGGTTCGGTTGTGCTTGCGGCCGGCGTCCACACCCGTTTCCTCGCCGAAAAGCTCGGTGAGCCGATTCCGCTTGAAACCGAACGCGGCTATCACACCCAGATCATGAAGCCCGGCATCTCGATGCGCTATTCGGTGATCTGGCCGCATCGGGCTTTCATGGTGACGCCGACGGCGGGCGGCATCCGCGTCGGCGGCAATGTCGAGCTTGCCGGTCTCGACGCCCCGCCCGATTTCCGCCGCCCGCGGGTGCTGGTGCGCCATGCCCAGCGAGTGCTGCCCGGCCTGAAGGCCGAGGAGGCGACCGAATGGATGGGCCATCGCCCAGCGCTGCCCGACACGATCCCGATCATTTCGTCGTCCTCGAAAATGCCCGGAGTTTTCTACGCCACCGGCCACGGCCATCTCGGCCTGACCTATGCCGCGACGACAGCGCTAGTGATTGCCGATATGGTAAGCGGAGCGACACCGCCGGTCGATGTCACCCCGTTCCGCATAGACCGATATTGA
- a CDS encoding proline racemase family protein: MRWKRTIQLLDVHAEGEIGRVAIGGVPKIPGDTIAAQLHWLNTDPKGDELRRFLCLEPRGAPIGSVNLLLPARHPQADAAFIILQPDQAHASSGSNSICVTTALLESGIVEMQEPETVLTLETAAGLVKATATCRDGRCEKVKLTMVPSFVHELDVEIDTPHWGKIKADLCYGGIFYALVDVGQINLTIEKANAAGLVQAGMILKELINRDIKVVHPEIPAISGVAYVMFRDTEADGTVRTCTTMWPGRADRSPCGTGNSANLATLHARGKAKVGDTFTSKSIIGSEFEVGLQALTEVAGRPAVIPTITGRGFTFGLTQVALDPFDPHPGGFALTDVWGPSAGEI, translated from the coding sequence ATGAGATGGAAGCGCACGATTCAGCTGCTGGATGTTCATGCCGAAGGCGAGATCGGCCGTGTGGCAATCGGCGGCGTGCCGAAGATCCCCGGCGATACCATCGCCGCCCAGCTGCATTGGCTGAACACCGATCCGAAAGGCGATGAGCTTCGCCGCTTTCTCTGCCTCGAGCCGCGCGGCGCGCCGATCGGCTCGGTCAACCTGCTGCTGCCGGCACGCCACCCGCAAGCCGATGCCGCCTTCATCATCCTGCAGCCCGACCAGGCGCATGCGAGCTCCGGCTCGAACTCGATCTGCGTGACGACGGCGCTGCTCGAATCCGGTATCGTCGAGATGCAGGAGCCGGAGACGGTCTTGACGCTCGAGACCGCCGCCGGCCTCGTCAAGGCGACGGCCACCTGCCGTGACGGGCGCTGCGAAAAGGTGAAGCTCACCATGGTGCCGTCTTTCGTGCATGAGCTCGACGTCGAAATCGACACGCCGCATTGGGGAAAGATCAAGGCCGATCTCTGCTATGGCGGCATTTTCTATGCGCTGGTCGATGTCGGCCAGATCAACCTGACAATTGAGAAGGCCAATGCCGCCGGCCTCGTCCAGGCCGGCATGATCCTGAAAGAACTGATCAACCGCGACATCAAGGTCGTCCATCCCGAGATCCCGGCCATTTCGGGCGTCGCTTATGTGATGTTCCGCGATACCGAGGCCGACGGCACGGTGCGCACCTGCACCACCATGTGGCCGGGCCGCGCCGACCGCTCGCCGTGCGGCACCGGCAATTCCGCCAATCTTGCCACCCTTCATGCCCGCGGCAAGGCCAAGGTCGGCGATACCTTCACCTCGAAATCGATCATCGGCTCCGAATTCGAAGTCGGCCTGCAGGCGCTGACCGAGGTCGCCGGCCGCCCGGCCGTCATCCCCACCATCACCGGCCGCGGCTTCACCTTCGGCCTCACCCAGGTCGCCCTCGACCCCTTCGACCCCCATCCCGGCGGCTTCGCCCTGACGGATGTCTGGGGGCCATCGGCGGGGGAGATTTGA